TCGATATTGTCTTTGGGTCAAGGAGATAAACAGCCTGTGAAGGCGATTCTATAAATTATCATAaataccaacaactctctggcctgctttggggtgaggaggcgaacattttcaaggacccaataaccacaggatattggaattttctcaaacaaccagatcaaACTTTCTATTGATCATTACTCATTACTCATTAATGCTTCGAGGTATTTAAtacgcctgatgtttgagcattttctgatgctgttgagctcatcatctttatcttgtctacatctcttgaccggccctgaagtccccttgcaaaccatcaaggtcacaagaaaatatttaaaaatgttctgatgcttagatttacatcagcattgataaaataatgctgaagaacTCATTTGGCTTTTCACCACTAATGGACATAGATTTGGCTGCAGAGGGTTATTCTGCATTAGCGTTTTTCTCCCTGTCTACTTTTACTCCAGATGACCCCTCTCCCCAATCCATCATCCTTCAAAGGTAAATATGTGTTCTCCCTCAGCAATCTGACCCGTTTGCAACTCCTATTCTCTCGAGCACTTAATGGCCCACAGCTTTTCTCCATGACCATCAATCCCAGGCCATTATTGCAATAAATGGTCCgatttttctctgactgcaagaccaGAAATGCCCTCCACCTCAATAAAGCAAAACTTTCTGATTTGTCTTTCTGATGCAAATTCCAATTCCTCAAACATCAACTCCAGtcaacatgatgccattagttttgttaatgatagaaaaggataggtctgggactcgggttgagattttaaattggagaaaggccaatttgaggaaattagaaaggaatgagaaggtgttgacctggaaaagtatgtgcggggtgagtggaagacctacaaaggtgaaatttggagagtacagactttgcatgttcctgtcaagattagcaggcttaggaatctggtttggaagaagagaggtgtgcagcaggtatagacatcacagagcaaatgaggtgcttgaagagtatagaaaatgcaagaaaaaacctcaagaaagaaaccaggaaggctatgtggatgataatggggtaaattggatgagtaagcttgcaggtgttgtggacactaaagaaggttttcaaagcttgaagagggatcaggaccagctggaaacatgggctgacaaatggaatttaatgcagatgagtgtgaggtgttgcattttggaaggacaagccaagaaaggacatacatggtaaccagtcgggcagtgaggagtatgatagaacagacggatctgggaatacagacacctcattctctgaaaatggtgtcacatgtggatagggttgcaaagagaacttttggcacattgaccttgatcaatcaaaggataaagtataattttcattggtgagacacaatttggattattgtgtgcagtttggatcacctaactgcaggaaggatggcaattgtgcagagattgacttggatgtggcctggacgtcaggagcagagttgtaggaaaaggttaaacaggttatgattttattccctggagtgtagaatgagggaagaattgagagagagatttaaaatgatgtggaggacagagtaaatataggtaggcttgttccactgagagcaagtgaaatacaaaccagaggacatgggataagggtgaaggggataaatttagggggaacatgagggagaacgtcttcacacagagtgaagaggtgggagagtggaacaagctgtccgttgaagtggtgactgtgggctcaatttttaatttgaaaagaatttggactggtacatggatgggagaggtatggagggctatggactaggtgcgtcAGAGGGCCTCGGCAGAAAAAGGGTTCggaacagacaagaagggccaaaggggcctgtttctgttctgtaatattgtaaggttctatggttcgaatacttctttggaataaatcaatctctgccactttgcaaacaaatcttacctccaaatgtgctccaaatcaccactttcctcccaccccccttcacctgttcctgaaacccccatctatggagttatcgtctctgcacctgatgatcccattaatgatttgctgagattttttgctctgctgttataatcttggaggtcgtccaaaattctgccaccattttcttaggcccccattaaacatggataaggtctgaggaaacccatactgaaaatagacacacaatgagagcagaactgtttggcttctttgttacagtttccaatctcgcccccaccatctggaaacaaattggctgttggatcttcatcaggctcccattaaaacctgatcaagttggaatgaatggagctcaacttcctatttcaggtgccaaacttacaacctcccatgtggccttAACCACTGTTATTGGATGTGCACATTATCATTATTTCAAAGCATTCATCATTCTACTCGTAAATTAGAATAAGCAACATTACACAGTGATTTATGAAATAACAACTTTAATTTACCATGATATTTTCAAGTTCTTGCTGCAAGATTTCTGGATTAGGGATGGCCTCCAGCTGAACCATTCGTCTTTCTCTTTCTACTCTCTCTAGCCACAAACGCAGCTCATCTGCCTTCTCTTGCCATTGTTCAAATACCTTGGTGCTAAGACGGATTCCAAGTCCAATGCACTATagagtgaaagaaatgaatgagtatgtggatttttaaaatgtacgattttgtgatgcgatcaaatatcgagtgtccaatcgatccaaaatgggtcaagcgatacattactggtccattacttatgccaactatcatttttttgttccctgcatcaagttttttgagggtcacagacaaaaaggcaatgttcactcctcaccaaaggtgaaatgcctgttaccctgccgtactgttccattttcttgttatgtcaataaatcttttaattaatattttgagtttgctttcaaaataaactgatggtcaggaatatatcagaagcattgaaaaccttcacaaatttagtgtgtcagtgaagattagacagaaattcttttggggctgggcttgttccagccgaacactctgcatttctgttatgcCATTCAAGCCTAACCCTTGGGTTTAGGACATACTGAGCCAGCGAGGTGACCTTTGTGGATTGGACACATTACACCGTGTTCAGTGACAAATGCACGTGGGAGGCCAGTCTGGAAAATCTTCACCAATTATGATCTGTTcgacatttgattttattaaaaggaaATGAGTTCATGACTTATTTTCTGCAGTGGTCTCTGTCCAACTCGAGTGAgtttggccaccaagagagctccACAATACTGGAAAGATTTGATCATTGTTCCTGTTCTTCATGGGTATTATTAATCACAGCCGCAAACCTTTTCCAGAGCCACTCTTATAAGACTAAAACTTACACAAGTTGCTCAGTCTATCAAAATGCTCTCATGTTACTGATCTAAAGTAAAATTGGAGTTTAAATGCTATTAGTCAAAAAAAAGGAGATATGTCATACTTCTGATCGAAGTGCGTTGAAGCGAGCATCGGCGCTTTCAACCGTCTCCTCCACACGTTGGCTTATGGCATCAGGATCAATTGGGATCTTGTAGCTTTCAATTGCATTCCTGATTTCAAAGAGAAAGGCAGCATCGAAGAGACTTTTCCAAGATCGTCTGAGGTATCTTAGATCCCCTTTGAGAAACTGAAGAtcattgaagaggaatttctgcTTCTTAAGTTTGAATGTCAATGACGTGGAGTCAAATTCCTCAGCTTTTATTTTTTGTAGTTCCTTTTCTGAATGAATCATTAATGTTTCAAATTCATCATTATCTGTTTAAAGGAATATAATGGTGAAataatcaaaatgatcaaataatACCAGATTATATAGACTTTGACACATTGACAGGATCCTGTAATAATTACAAGTTGGGGTTATTCCAAACCACATGTAGCTTTCAGTTGTCTTACTTAGAATTCTTTTTAACTCTCAGTAAATAGTATTTTATAgtaatctggaaaataaatgaatactttccctCACCTTTTCGGAACTTCTGCAGTTCTAGATGCAGATCCTCAATCacgtttaattgagaatctgcacTTGATAAAGCGGATTCGTACTCCTCCATCAAGACATTCAAGTTCTGCTGCAGTGCAACTTCCTCGTCTCGCAAAGGGTCCTGGACATTTTGTTCCAGGAAAGTCTGAGCTGCCTCTATGGCCAAAACCAACTCTTGCTCTTTCTGGGACAACTTTTGGCGATGTTcctagaaaagaaacaatcctaGGTTCATTTTTATTGCTCCAAGTTGTCTTGGGGGAGGTAAGGTTTCTATTTATTGcatttgcaattgaaataaaatattcaagtttcccaatttattaaaaatcagggtACCAAAACACccttaaatacacacaggaaACATACTTCAAGTCCAGAAATCTAAATGGTTTTATGCTTTCGGAGGTTTAATCAACTACCTTGATCTACAATTCTTTGCTTGTGTCAAAGGATGAATCCTGCTGAGATGGAGTAGAAtatattccatatttaatttgactgacaagaaaataaatcctctccttcagtatttgtacacagtcccttccctgtcaaacagacttacttttatttaaacttaagcacattaaacttttgtcatttgaatgatctcatccttaactttcaattcagggatttaatattctttcatgaTGTAAAAGAGAACACGTGAAATCTAACGAGAGGTGACTGTGATCTAGTCAGGAGAATGTGAACtagtttgtaactgtgtaagaatgcacccttctcactgaagtaactgtggggtggatgtctatgtatatgagtgtgtcaacatttttaagagatggtggatcttcttgtcttttttcttcactggtatcactgtttccttcacgccagacttgcacatcttcgcccagtggtttgctatgccgtaggctccacattcagaaccgtatgcggGGCAATCATTTTGGTCACGGAGGGGTGTTGTCCGCTGCCCTTCCTACAGGTCCTGGGGgtggcacttttctgattgtattttttatagcatcaacccttccttctctttgctgtgggtgggtctgcattgatagggatttcatttgcgtccTCGTGGCTTTGAAGACTCTGGCTGTGTCAGAGTCTTTGGCCaatttcaagctatccttccctagaagagacttttgcacttcaggatgggcatattagtggatcagctaatctttcctctatatccttccatctgcattttgcagcattaaTTTTTGGTGTAGTAAGGAAGTTAGTAacagtctcatcagtctcttacacaaaaccttgaaattcattgcattcaagtctaggattagagctgagttcaaggtgagaaacaacctttgcaaatatctgctctggatcatttttctccaccccgtaagctctcagctattaaataagtcacggcctggctcccctgtccagacatgtatagaactaaccttctcctcgctgttgcatttttaaaatagcttttcactgctaaattgtacatctgctgaaacgttttaaacgattcaaccatgtcttcagcctcccgtccatcactgggtgaactgctgttgcaccagccattcatttccaggtgtactttttctcttcttccccttcagatttcagtcacttccaatccattttatagttttattcttgttctctcagACCGACCACTGCCAACATGTTCTGTCTCCGTGTTACCTGGGaggattcttaaataacttaaagatgcaagattcaaataacagaagggagtttacttactgatgccttccaccatctcaggaaactgttcacactcatacTCATGTATAGGTGCCCCCCAGTAGTGCACGACGGttaccacagtgagaagggtgtattcctagGAAGTTACAAAAGAGTTCACATGATCCTGACGAGATAACACACCCGTCTCACTGTCGTAAATGTCGTGCACCAATGTGGGGTGCATGTCTATGTGAGTATGAACATTTCCtggcatggtggaaggcatcaataagtaaaatctcttctgctatttgaatcttgcatctctaagaagatgcaagattcaaatagcagaagagattttacttctgctatttaagaagcctcccacacagagacataacggtgactttattgtatttatctttaccaTTTGGTTCAACTTCCTTTGGACTTGACAAGACTTTATTCAAGTCGCCTTATTCCAAAACAAACCAGGCTGTCAAGCACACACAGGGCAATAATTTGCATACATGTTAAGCAATGCTTTACGAAAAGAAGATAACATCAATTGGTAAATGTTTAAAGATCTTTGCTCTTTTTTAACGATGAAAATCTGACTTGAGCACTGCATATTAAGGAATGACAAACGTGAAAATCTATCCCCATTTGAGTGAAAACATTCTGGGTAATTATCATTTTCACATTAGTGCTTCAAGATGCAGGTGTCCCTGCCAGGGCCCAAACTGAACGAACGGCAATATCTTTCCCAGTTAGAAGGGAGAGGAgtgtggaggggaatcagcaggTAGTAATGTTCCTACGGACCTAATGCACGTCCCTCTCCATGTCAGAAGGCTCCTCTTTGGACATATTCTTGGAGTCGAGTAGATGTCGTTCACTCCGTTGATAGAATACAGGACTAcctcagtggagagaatgaatggagggCTAATCAAGCCAACTGCTTTGCTCTGCTGTTGAGGTCCTTGGGCCCTTTGGGAATTGTGCTCATCCAGTCAAGTGCGGAGCAAAGGTTCGCCACCTACTGCTTGACAGGTAGCCTCTGATCTGTTTTAGTTATCACAGTACTCAAAGTGGCTGGTCCATGTTAGGaccacagtgagaaggagacCTGGAGTCATGTGACAAAACCCAATTGAAGTACCATTATGCAGGTTATTGGTGAACAATGCCACTTTATGTCACAGTGTGTGCGACACACTTTCCATCGGGCAGCTGATTAAATAAAGTATGGCTTTGTCCTGCTTTTGGTAGATGGACCAGATACCTGAAGAATTTGTCACTTTGTCAGAAGGATGTCAGTGGATCAACTGTGACAAGAGGTGCAAAAAAA
Above is a window of Narcine bancroftii isolate sNarBan1 unplaced genomic scaffold, sNarBan1.hap1 Scaffold_168, whole genome shotgun sequence DNA encoding:
- the LOC138750581 gene encoding microtubule-actin cross-linking factor 1-like isoform X1, with translation MGNALCCLRVARVAGEEEQSRRSLTPRKRMTCNCCKKIRGRWFHSRVAAEESSDFNVDRREENTQQETTEGHLQKHKKTVGDLLKWLAVEGHYGVHITEDEFYALGDGFQMEEEDDAMGSFAEMGERLNDHQQGLKEHRQKLSQKEQELVLAIEAAQTFLEQNVQDPLRDEEVALQQNLNVLMEEYESALSSADSQLNVIEDLHLELQKFRKDNDEFETLMIHSEKELQKIKAEEFDSTSLTFKLKKQKFLFNDLQFLKGDLRYLRRSWKSLFDAAFLFEIRNAIESYKIPIDPDAISQRVEETVESADARFNALRSECIGLGIRLSTKVFEQWQEKADELRLWLERVERERRMVQLEAIPNPEILQQELENIMVLQGEISEHEDGVEKLQEAAKCLLNLSNDVVPNIVQLRKTTATIEQRFQRLRQETSEQKRTLERTNVQVEDLEDS
- the LOC138750581 gene encoding microtubule-actin cross-linking factor 1, isoforms 1/2/3/4/5-like isoform X2 — protein: MGNALCCLRVARVAGEEEQSRRSLTPRKRMTCNCCKKIRGRWFHSRVAAEESSDFNVDRREENTQQETTEGHLQKHKKTVGDLLKWLAVEGHYGVHITEDEFYALGDGFQMEEEDDAMGSFAEMGERLNDHQQGLKEHRQKLSQKEQELVLAIEAAQTFLEQNVQDPLRDEEVALQQNLNVLMEEYESALSSADSQLNVIEDLHLELQKFRKDNDEFETLMIHSEKELQKIKAEEFDSTSLTFKLKKQKFLFNDLQFLKGDLRYLRRSWKSLFDAAFLFEIRNAIESYKIPIDPDAISQRVEETVESADARFNALRSECIGLGIRLSTKVFEQWQEKADELRLWLERVERERRMVQLEAIPNPEILQQELENIMVLQGEISEHEDGVEKLQEAAKCLLNLSNDVVPNIVQLRKTTDS